Proteins from a single region of Bombus pascuorum chromosome 5, iyBomPasc1.1, whole genome shotgun sequence:
- the LOC132906647 gene encoding THO complex subunit 1 isoform X2 → MAMFEVLRKEYSNYLQQCFKLSDIQIFQKKCVERCTNDSDRKAAIDQALRDTLLVILSENVSSNVPLLETYITFCIELCRKDLATASMPVMLLGDIFDSMTLDRCEQLFTFVENNVVVWKEDLFFSACKNNLLRMCNDLLRRLSRSQQTVFCGRILLFLAKFFPFSERSGLNIVSEFNLENHTEFGSEKSEGDDLEQITKDDDKSETKVPIDYNLYRKFWALQDFFRNPNQLYLKMHWKIFSTHASSVLSAFSSFKLEEQRNYPSTCVKVESSMEGSHKETPYFAKYLTNQKLLELQLSDSNFRRYVLLQFLILFQYLNSTVKFKAETHELKPDQVEWVKGTTEQVYALLTETPPDGPTFAETVKNILKREEHWNAWKNEGCPPFKRPTPDSSADIEESKKPKRPRRRIGDVIRDAQGVGKYHMGNPELTKLWNLCPNNLEACKSKERDFLPSLETYFEEAIMQLDPNAMVEDEYKKVNDGNFGWRALRLLARRSPHFFVHGNYPINKLPEYLETMIKKIAKDRPTQSDIKLETEETPPPEANDQEFNEDVLKQESEQVEAENTDTKGRKLTKVTPDMVAKLSEILKNDWKKLATKFGYTSEEITFFQGKPTPYEQCKNMLEIWAEEDVDASMENLAYILEGLKFTEALAVLKS, encoded by the exons ATGGCCATGTTCGAAGttttaagaaaagaatatagt AATTATTTGCAACAGTGTTTTAAGCTGTcagatatacaaatatttcagaagAAATGTGTCGAACGGTGTACAAATGACAGTGATAGAAAAGCTGCAATTGATCAAGCATTAAGGGATACTCTTCTTGTAATattatctgaaaatgtatcaaGTAATGTGCCTTTACTTGAGACCTATATTACATTCTGCATCGAATTATGCAGAAAAGACTTAGCAACTGCAAGTATGCCAGTGATGCTACTTGGtgatatatttgattctaTGACACTCGACAGATGCGAACAGTTGTTTACTTTTGTTGAGAACAATGTGGTTGTGTGGAAGGAAGATTTATTCTTTAGTGCCTGTAAAAACAATTTGTTAAGGATGTGCAATGACTTACTTAGAAGGTTATCTAGATCACAACAAACTGTATTTTGTGgaagaattcttttatttctggctaagttttttcctttttctgaGAGGTCTGGTCTTAATATTGTTAGTGAATTTAATTTGGAGAACCATACAGAATTTGGCTCAGAAAAATCAGAGGGAGACGATTTGGAACAAATAACTAAGGATGATGATAAATCAGAGACTAAAGTGCCAattgattataatttatatagaaaattttggGCACTCCAAGATTTTTTCAGAAATCCCAATCAGTTATACCTAAAAATGCATTGGAAGATATTTTCAACG cATGCTTCAAGTGTATTGTCAgcattttcatcttttaaattGGAAGAACAACGTAATTATCCTTCAACATGTGTTAAAGTTGAATCTTCCATGGAGGGATCTCATAAGGAAACCccttattttgcaaaatatttaacaaatcaaAAATTGTTGGAGCTACAACTATCTGATTCAAATTTCAGACGATATGTATTGCTGCAATTTCTCATTCTTTTCCAATATCTTAATAGCACTGTTAAATTTAAAGC tgAAACACATGAACTAAAGCCTGACCAAGTAGAATGGGTAAAAGGAACCACGGAGCAAGTATATGCCTTACTGACAGAAACACCTCCCGATGGTCCAACATTTGCAGAaactgttaaaaatatattgaaacgCGAAGAGCACTGGAATGCTTGGAAAAATGAAGGATGCCCACCATTTAAAAGACCAACTCCAGATTCTAGTGCCGACATAGAGGAATCAAAAAAACCAAAGAGACCAAGGCGTAGAATCGGAGATGTCATTAGAGACGCCCAAGGAGTAGGAAAATATCATATGGGAAA CCCAGAACTCACGAAATTATGGAACTTATGTCCTAATAATCTTGAAGCATGTAAATCTAAAGAAAGAGACTTCCTTCCATCTTTAGAGACATATTTTGAAGAAGCTATTATGCAATTAGATCCTAATGCAATGGTAGAAGATGAATACaa AAAAGTAAACGATGGGAATTTTGGTTGGCGAGCATTGAGATTACTAGCTAGACGTAGTCCTCATTTTTTTGTCCATGGGAATTAtcctattaataaattacctGAATATCTCGAAacaatgattaaaaaaatcgCTAAAGATCGGCCA ACACAGTcggatataaaattagaaacagAGGAGACTCCCCCGCCAGAAGCGAACGATCAAGAATTTAACGAAGATGTTCTCAAGCAAGAGAGTGAACAAGTTGAAGCCGAAAATACGGATACGAAAGGACGAAAATTAACGAAAGTGACACCTGACATGGTGGCGAAATTATCAGAAATTCTGAAAAACGATTGGAAAAAGTTAGCAACCAAGTTTGGTTACACTAGTGAAGAG ATTACATTTTTCCAAGGGAAACCAACGCCGTACgagcaatgtaaaaatatgttgGAAATTTGGGCGGAAGAAGATGTAGATGcatcgatggaaaatttagCATATATTTTAGAAGGTTTAAAATTCACGGAAGCGCTAGCTGTTTTAAAATCTTAA
- the LOC132906647 gene encoding THO complex subunit 1 isoform X3 — protein MAMFEVLRKEYSNYLQQCFKLSDIQIFQKKCVERCTNDSDRKAAIDQALRDTLLVILSENVSSNVPLLETYITFCIELCRKDLATASMPVMLLGDIFDSMTLDRCEQLFTFVENNVVVWKEDLFFSACKNNLLRMCNDLLRRLSRSQQTVFCGRILLFLAKFFPFSERSGLNIVSEFNLENHTEFGSEKSEGDDLEQITKDDDKSETKVPIDYNLYRKFWALQDFFRNPNQLYLKMHWKIFSTHASSVLSAFSSFKLEEQRNYPSTCVKVESSMEGSHKETPYFAKYLTNQKLLELQLSDSNFRRYVLLQFLILFQYLNSTVKFKAFLASGYETSETHELKPDQVEWVKGTTEQVYALLTETPPDGPTFAETVKNILKREEHWNAWKNEGCPPFKRPTPDSSADIEESKKPKRPRRRIGDVIRDAQGVGKYHMGNPELTKLWNLCPNNLEACKSKERDFLPSLETYFEEAIMQLDPNAMVEDEYKKVNDGNFGWRALRLLARRSPHFFVHGNYPINKLPEYLETMIKKIAKDRP, from the exons ATGGCCATGTTCGAAGttttaagaaaagaatatagt AATTATTTGCAACAGTGTTTTAAGCTGTcagatatacaaatatttcagaagAAATGTGTCGAACGGTGTACAAATGACAGTGATAGAAAAGCTGCAATTGATCAAGCATTAAGGGATACTCTTCTTGTAATattatctgaaaatgtatcaaGTAATGTGCCTTTACTTGAGACCTATATTACATTCTGCATCGAATTATGCAGAAAAGACTTAGCAACTGCAAGTATGCCAGTGATGCTACTTGGtgatatatttgattctaTGACACTCGACAGATGCGAACAGTTGTTTACTTTTGTTGAGAACAATGTGGTTGTGTGGAAGGAAGATTTATTCTTTAGTGCCTGTAAAAACAATTTGTTAAGGATGTGCAATGACTTACTTAGAAGGTTATCTAGATCACAACAAACTGTATTTTGTGgaagaattcttttatttctggctaagttttttcctttttctgaGAGGTCTGGTCTTAATATTGTTAGTGAATTTAATTTGGAGAACCATACAGAATTTGGCTCAGAAAAATCAGAGGGAGACGATTTGGAACAAATAACTAAGGATGATGATAAATCAGAGACTAAAGTGCCAattgattataatttatatagaaaattttggGCACTCCAAGATTTTTTCAGAAATCCCAATCAGTTATACCTAAAAATGCATTGGAAGATATTTTCAACG cATGCTTCAAGTGTATTGTCAgcattttcatcttttaaattGGAAGAACAACGTAATTATCCTTCAACATGTGTTAAAGTTGAATCTTCCATGGAGGGATCTCATAAGGAAACCccttattttgcaaaatatttaacaaatcaaAAATTGTTGGAGCTACAACTATCTGATTCAAATTTCAGACGATATGTATTGCTGCAATTTCTCATTCTTTTCCAATATCTTAATAGCACTGTTAAATTTAAAGC CTTCCTTGCCAGTGGCTATGAGACAAG tgAAACACATGAACTAAAGCCTGACCAAGTAGAATGGGTAAAAGGAACCACGGAGCAAGTATATGCCTTACTGACAGAAACACCTCCCGATGGTCCAACATTTGCAGAaactgttaaaaatatattgaaacgCGAAGAGCACTGGAATGCTTGGAAAAATGAAGGATGCCCACCATTTAAAAGACCAACTCCAGATTCTAGTGCCGACATAGAGGAATCAAAAAAACCAAAGAGACCAAGGCGTAGAATCGGAGATGTCATTAGAGACGCCCAAGGAGTAGGAAAATATCATATGGGAAA CCCAGAACTCACGAAATTATGGAACTTATGTCCTAATAATCTTGAAGCATGTAAATCTAAAGAAAGAGACTTCCTTCCATCTTTAGAGACATATTTTGAAGAAGCTATTATGCAATTAGATCCTAATGCAATGGTAGAAGATGAATACaa AAAAGTAAACGATGGGAATTTTGGTTGGCGAGCATTGAGATTACTAGCTAGACGTAGTCCTCATTTTTTTGTCCATGGGAATTAtcctattaataaattacctGAATATCTCGAAacaatgattaaaaaaatcgCTAAAGATCGGCCA TGA
- the LOC132906645 gene encoding collagen alpha-2(IX) chain isoform X7, whose amino-acid sequence MAMVISPRSKIVTLSLLIGIITLVALIITGVIGIWHKSEKPTKPGTKMVSSKLQQITGYTATKHIGRDDDEDRSEESNPPPFITPPPPNPDYKGPKGEKGDKGDKGESVRGPPGPPGPPGQDEGPPGKKGEPGTCTCNATALMASFTMPKMIQGPKGEQGVPGQEGKQGQMGLTGAAGPPGERGLEGPQGPKGDKGDVGIAGPEGPQGQKGEPGRDGIPGEKGAQGPPGPPGKGEFSGYDPSWKPRGIYRTEGITMRPGLPGQKGEAGLPGSPGPKGETGIAGAKGYKGEPGHKGAKGDHGKEGPRGIQGFKGEPGAPGAPGLPGAPGENGRPAEKGDKGDTGPEGKPGPAGAPGPPGLPGLSGSGGVNVGEAMLREKGDKGESGTRGYKGDKGTKGEKGDKGDSGPAGIPGVNGIQGPQGNKGEPGKDGVPGAPGVVGAKGEKGERGPPGATAIASSGDYITIKGEKGAEGKRGRRGRPGPPGPVGPPGKTGAMGEIGLPGWANSMKGRPGTPGLPGPVGPVGPKGEKGEPGTPSPYGVSVGIKGDKGDDGFPGIPGQPGRDGQRGPPGPPGPPGPPSQGNYIPVPGPPGPPGPPGPPGLSLIGQKGEPGIGRSHIFGERDYYGVRQVPKNIKDFKHNMFFGTLQGPRTSLDELKALRELKQLKELKEHLGAATTATRGPLESTTKIVPGAVTFQNTEAMTKMSAVSPVGTLAYIIDEQALLVRVNNGWQYIALGSLLPITTPAPPTTSPPPVNPPFEASNLINQIPVKADGTGWYPRMLRMAALNEPFTGDMHGVRGADYACYRQAKRAGLRGTFRAFLSSRVQNVDSIVRLGDRDLPIVNIKGDVLFNSWKEMFNGNGAYFSQNPRIYSFNGKNILTDFAWPEKVAWHGSHKLGDRAMDTYCDAWHSSSSDRYGLGSPLTGGRLLEQVRYSCDNKFALLCIEVTSETTRRRRSVEVSEDEDEMSENDYKEYLDSLMEN is encoded by the exons ACAAAGGGCCGAAGGGTGAGAAAGGTGATAAAGGAGACAAAGGAGAGAGCGTTCGGGGACCTCCAGGTCCACCCGGACCACCTGGTCAAGACGAG GGTCCACCAGGGAAGAAAGGAGAACCAGGCACGTGCACCTGCAATGCAACAGCCCTGATGGCATCCTTTACGATGCCAAAGATGATCCAAGGACCGAAAGGAGAACAAGGAGTGCCGGGGCAAGAGGGGAAACAAGGCCAAATGGGGCTGACG GGTGCAGCTGGACCACCTGGAGAGAGAGGACTGGAAGGACCACAGGGTCCTAAGGGTGACAAAGGAGACGTGGGAATAGCAGGACCGGAAGGTCCTCAAGGACAGAAAGGGGAGCCTGGTCGTGATGGAATACCCGGAGAGAAGGGCGCTCAAGGACCTCCAGGACCGCCAGGAAAGGGTGAATTTTCTGGATACGAC CCCAGTTGGAAACCTCGAGGCATTTATAGG ACGGAGGGCATCACCATGAGACCAGGACTGCCAGGACAGAAAGGCGAGGCCGGACTTCCAGGAAGCCCAGGACCGAAAGGAGAGACGGGAATCGCCGGTGCCAAAGGATACAAAGGCGAACCAGGGCACAAGGGTGCAAAAGGCGATCATGGAAAAGAAGGTCCACGAGGAATTCAAGGATTCAAGGGTGAACCTGGTGCTCCGGGAGCACCGGGGCTTCCTGGCGCGCCAGGTGAGAATGGAAGACCAGCAGAGAAAGGTGACAAAGGAGACACAGGACCAGAAGGGAAACCAGGCCCTGCGGGTGCACCTGGACCACCGGGATTGCCTGGATTGAGCGGCTCTGGTGGAGTAAACGTTGGAGAAGCGA TGTTAAGGGAAAAGGGCGATAAGGGCGAGAGTGGTACACGAGGATACAAAGGAGATAAGGGCACCAAAGGCGAGAAGGGAGACAAAGGTGATTCTGGACCAGCCGGAATTCCTGGTGTGAATGGTATCCAAGGACCGCAAGGCAACAAAGGCGAGCCAGGGAAGGACGGAGTTCCCGGAGCACCGGGAGTCGTCGGTGCAAAGGGCGAAAAAGGTGAGAGAGGTCCGCCAGGAGCTACAGCTATAGCGAGCTCTGGAGACTACATCACCATCAAAGGTGAAAAAGGAGCAGAAGGCAAGAGAGGTAGAAGAGGGCGTCCTGGACCACCAGGACCGGTCGGCCCACCTGGGAAGACGGGAGCGATGGGAGAAATTGGGTTACCTGGATGGGCG AACTCCATGAAA GGTCGTCCTGGAACTCCCGGACTTCCTGGACCTGTTGGACCAGTGGGGCCCaagggagaaaaaggagaaccTGGTACACCGAGCCCTTACGGAGTCTCTGTCGGC ATCAAAGGCGATAAGGGAGACGATGGTTTCCCTGGAATTCCTGGACAACCTGGAAGAGACGGTCAAAGAGGACCTCCAGGGCCACCCGGACCACCTGGACCACCGTCTCAAGGAAACTATATTCCAGTTCCGGGTCCCCCGGGGCCTCCTGGACCGCCAGGACCACCTGGACTATCTTTGATTGGACAGAAAGGAGAACCAGGAATTGGTAGAAGTCACATCTTTGGCGAAAGAGACTATTACGGCGTTAGACAGG ttccaaagaatataaaagattttaaacaCAATATGTTCTTTGGCACGCTGCAAGGACCTAGAACTAGTCTAGACGAATTGAAGGCTCTGCGAGAACTAAAGCAACTGAAGGAACTTAAAGAACATTTAG GTGCTGCAACCACCGCAACTAGAGGTCCCTTAGAAAGTACCACGAAGATCGTACCAGGAGCTGTGACTTTCCAAAATACCGAAGCTATGACCAAA ATGTCTGCCGTGAGCCCAGTTGGAACATTAGCTTATATTATTGACGAGCAAGCTCTGCTCGTTAGAGTGAACAATGGCTGGCAATACATCGCA TTGGGTTCGCTTCTACCAATAACTACACCAGCACCACCAACCACGTCACCGCCTCCGGTGAATCCACCTTTCGAAGCTTCCAACCTGATCAACCAGATACCCGTAAAAGCAGACGGAACAGGG TGGTATCCACGGATG TTACGAATGGCTGCTTTGAACGAGCCATTTACGGGAGACATGCACGGTGTACGTGGAGCTGACTACGCTTGTTATCGACAAGCGAAGCGAGCTGGTTTGAGGGGTACGTTCCGAGCATTCCTCAGCTCCAGAGTTCAAAATGTTGACAGCATCGTGAGACTTGGGGACCGTGATCTTCCTATAGTTAACATAAAG GGCGATGTACTTTTCAACTCGTGGAAAGAGATGTTCAACGGAAACGGGGCCTACTTCTCGCAAAATCCAAGGATTTACAGTTTCAATGGCAAAAATATCCTCACCGACTTTGCATG GCCAGAAAAGGTGGCATGGCACGGATCGCACAAATTAGGAGACCGGGCAATGGACACGTATTGCGACGCCTGGCATTCAAGTAGTTCGGATCGTTACGGATTAGGATCACCGTTAACTGGGGGACGCCTCTTGGAGCAAGTTCGTTATTCCTGCGACAACAAGTTCGCGTTGCTCTGTATAGAAGTAACCAGCGAGACCACAAGAAGGAGGAGAAGCGTCGAAGTTTCGGAGGATGAGGACGAAATGTCGGAGAACGATTATAAGGAGTACTTGGATTCTCTGATGGAAAACTAA
- the LOC132906647 gene encoding THO complex subunit 1 isoform X1, which produces MAMFEVLRKEYSNYLQQCFKLSDIQIFQKKCVERCTNDSDRKAAIDQALRDTLLVILSENVSSNVPLLETYITFCIELCRKDLATASMPVMLLGDIFDSMTLDRCEQLFTFVENNVVVWKEDLFFSACKNNLLRMCNDLLRRLSRSQQTVFCGRILLFLAKFFPFSERSGLNIVSEFNLENHTEFGSEKSEGDDLEQITKDDDKSETKVPIDYNLYRKFWALQDFFRNPNQLYLKMHWKIFSTHASSVLSAFSSFKLEEQRNYPSTCVKVESSMEGSHKETPYFAKYLTNQKLLELQLSDSNFRRYVLLQFLILFQYLNSTVKFKAFLASGYETSETHELKPDQVEWVKGTTEQVYALLTETPPDGPTFAETVKNILKREEHWNAWKNEGCPPFKRPTPDSSADIEESKKPKRPRRRIGDVIRDAQGVGKYHMGNPELTKLWNLCPNNLEACKSKERDFLPSLETYFEEAIMQLDPNAMVEDEYKKVNDGNFGWRALRLLARRSPHFFVHGNYPINKLPEYLETMIKKIAKDRPQTQSDIKLETEETPPPEANDQEFNEDVLKQESEQVEAENTDTKGRKLTKVTPDMVAKLSEILKNDWKKLATKFGYTSEEITFFQGKPTPYEQCKNMLEIWAEEDVDASMENLAYILEGLKFTEALAVLKS; this is translated from the exons ATGGCCATGTTCGAAGttttaagaaaagaatatagt AATTATTTGCAACAGTGTTTTAAGCTGTcagatatacaaatatttcagaagAAATGTGTCGAACGGTGTACAAATGACAGTGATAGAAAAGCTGCAATTGATCAAGCATTAAGGGATACTCTTCTTGTAATattatctgaaaatgtatcaaGTAATGTGCCTTTACTTGAGACCTATATTACATTCTGCATCGAATTATGCAGAAAAGACTTAGCAACTGCAAGTATGCCAGTGATGCTACTTGGtgatatatttgattctaTGACACTCGACAGATGCGAACAGTTGTTTACTTTTGTTGAGAACAATGTGGTTGTGTGGAAGGAAGATTTATTCTTTAGTGCCTGTAAAAACAATTTGTTAAGGATGTGCAATGACTTACTTAGAAGGTTATCTAGATCACAACAAACTGTATTTTGTGgaagaattcttttatttctggctaagttttttcctttttctgaGAGGTCTGGTCTTAATATTGTTAGTGAATTTAATTTGGAGAACCATACAGAATTTGGCTCAGAAAAATCAGAGGGAGACGATTTGGAACAAATAACTAAGGATGATGATAAATCAGAGACTAAAGTGCCAattgattataatttatatagaaaattttggGCACTCCAAGATTTTTTCAGAAATCCCAATCAGTTATACCTAAAAATGCATTGGAAGATATTTTCAACG cATGCTTCAAGTGTATTGTCAgcattttcatcttttaaattGGAAGAACAACGTAATTATCCTTCAACATGTGTTAAAGTTGAATCTTCCATGGAGGGATCTCATAAGGAAACCccttattttgcaaaatatttaacaaatcaaAAATTGTTGGAGCTACAACTATCTGATTCAAATTTCAGACGATATGTATTGCTGCAATTTCTCATTCTTTTCCAATATCTTAATAGCACTGTTAAATTTAAAGC CTTCCTTGCCAGTGGCTATGAGACAAG tgAAACACATGAACTAAAGCCTGACCAAGTAGAATGGGTAAAAGGAACCACGGAGCAAGTATATGCCTTACTGACAGAAACACCTCCCGATGGTCCAACATTTGCAGAaactgttaaaaatatattgaaacgCGAAGAGCACTGGAATGCTTGGAAAAATGAAGGATGCCCACCATTTAAAAGACCAACTCCAGATTCTAGTGCCGACATAGAGGAATCAAAAAAACCAAAGAGACCAAGGCGTAGAATCGGAGATGTCATTAGAGACGCCCAAGGAGTAGGAAAATATCATATGGGAAA CCCAGAACTCACGAAATTATGGAACTTATGTCCTAATAATCTTGAAGCATGTAAATCTAAAGAAAGAGACTTCCTTCCATCTTTAGAGACATATTTTGAAGAAGCTATTATGCAATTAGATCCTAATGCAATGGTAGAAGATGAATACaa AAAAGTAAACGATGGGAATTTTGGTTGGCGAGCATTGAGATTACTAGCTAGACGTAGTCCTCATTTTTTTGTCCATGGGAATTAtcctattaataaattacctGAATATCTCGAAacaatgattaaaaaaatcgCTAAAGATCGGCCA CAGACACAGTcggatataaaattagaaacagAGGAGACTCCCCCGCCAGAAGCGAACGATCAAGAATTTAACGAAGATGTTCTCAAGCAAGAGAGTGAACAAGTTGAAGCCGAAAATACGGATACGAAAGGACGAAAATTAACGAAAGTGACACCTGACATGGTGGCGAAATTATCAGAAATTCTGAAAAACGATTGGAAAAAGTTAGCAACCAAGTTTGGTTACACTAGTGAAGAG ATTACATTTTTCCAAGGGAAACCAACGCCGTACgagcaatgtaaaaatatgttgGAAATTTGGGCGGAAGAAGATGTAGATGcatcgatggaaaatttagCATATATTTTAGAAGGTTTAAAATTCACGGAAGCGCTAGCTGTTTTAAAATCTTAA